The following coding sequences are from one Salvia hispanica cultivar TCC Black 2014 chromosome 3, UniMelb_Shisp_WGS_1.0, whole genome shotgun sequence window:
- the LOC125215241 gene encoding uncharacterized protein LOC125215241 isoform X2: MTSLDIAFTEYPHSSTNRSFPENHGTRSSHSTPKIYVPTNPRGAESLPPGIVVSESDLYLRRLWGDPKEDLKRKPKYLVTFTVGFEQMYHIDAAVKKFSEDFQILLFHYDGRASEWDQLEWSHQAIHVSARKQTKWWYAKRFLHPNVVSAYDYIFIWDEDLGVEHFNADKYILLVKKHGLEISQPGLEPNNGLTWQMTKRRGDREVHKDTEEKPGWCSDPLLPPCAAFVEIMAPVFSREAWKCVWHMIQNDLVHGWGLDFALRRCVDPAHEKIGVVDSQWIVHQVIPSLGNQGESDDGKAPWQGVRERCRNEWRVFQDRLSTADKSYLLPGVG; this comes from the exons ATGACATCTCTAGACATAGCATTCACAGAATATCCTCATAGTTCTACTAATAGAAGTTTTCCAGAAAATCATGGTACCAGAAGTAGTCATTCGACACCTAAg ATATATGTTCCTACAAATCCCCGTGGTGCGGAGTCTTTGCCACCAGGAATTGTTGTCTCAGAATCCGACTTATATTTACGGAGATTATGGGGTGACCCTAAAGAG GATCTGAAAAGAAAACCAAAGTACCTAGTGACGTTTACAGTTGGTTTTGAACAGATGTACCATATTGATGCAGCAGTGAAAAAG TTCTCTGAGGATTTTCAAATACTGCTTTTTCATTATGATGGTCGAGCCAGTGAATGGGATCAGTTAGAGTGGTCACATCAAGCCATACATGTCAGTGCAAGGAAACAAACAAAGTG GTGGTATGCAAAGAGGTTTTTACATCCAAATGTTGTATCAGCTTATGATTACATTTTCATTTGGGATGAAGATCTTGGAGTTGAACACTTCAATGCTGATAA GTATATTCTGTTAGTTAAAAAACATGGATTAGAGATCTCCCAACCAGGTCTTGAACCCAACAATGGACTTACATGGCAGATGACTAAGAGGAGAGGTGACAGAGAAGTTCACAA GGATACCGAGGAGAAACCAGGGTGGTGCAGTGATCCTCTCTTGCCTCCATGTGCAGC CTTCGTAGAAATCATGGCTCCAGTATTTTCACGTGAAGCTTGGAAATGTGTTTGGCATATGATTCAG AATGATTTGGTACATGGATGGGGATTGGATTTTGCATTAAGAAGATGTGTTGAT CCTGCACATGAAAAAATTGGTGTCGTTGACTCACAATGGATTGTTCATCAAGTGATTCCATCACTTGGAAATCAG GGAGAGTCTGATGATGGAAAAGCTCCATGGCAAGGG GTACGAGAGAGATGCAGAAATGAGTGGAGGGTTTTTCAGGATCGGCTTTCTACTGCAGACAAGTCATACTTACTCCCAGGTGTAGGATAA
- the LOC125215241 gene encoding uncharacterized protein LOC125215241 isoform X1, with translation MGTSHRSGVLRRSNDTARLLLTTIMGMVLGYFIGASFPSVYLSKINLPSSLMTSLDIAFTEYPHSSTNRSFPENHGTRSSHSTPKIYVPTNPRGAESLPPGIVVSESDLYLRRLWGDPKEDLKRKPKYLVTFTVGFEQMYHIDAAVKKFSEDFQILLFHYDGRASEWDQLEWSHQAIHVSARKQTKWWYAKRFLHPNVVSAYDYIFIWDEDLGVEHFNADKYILLVKKHGLEISQPGLEPNNGLTWQMTKRRGDREVHKDTEEKPGWCSDPLLPPCAAFVEIMAPVFSREAWKCVWHMIQNDLVHGWGLDFALRRCVDPAHEKIGVVDSQWIVHQVIPSLGNQGESDDGKAPWQGVRERCRNEWRVFQDRLSTADKSYLLPGVG, from the exons ATGGGAACCTCACATCGCAG TGGGGTCTTAAGGAGATCAAATGACACTGCGCGACTTCTATTAACAACAATCATGGGAATGGTCCTGGGATATTTTATAGGTGCTTCGTTTCCATCTGTTTACTTAAGTAAG ATTAATCTACCTTCAAGTTTAATGACATCTCTAGACATAGCATTCACAGAATATCCTCATAGTTCTACTAATAGAAGTTTTCCAGAAAATCATGGTACCAGAAGTAGTCATTCGACACCTAAg ATATATGTTCCTACAAATCCCCGTGGTGCGGAGTCTTTGCCACCAGGAATTGTTGTCTCAGAATCCGACTTATATTTACGGAGATTATGGGGTGACCCTAAAGAG GATCTGAAAAGAAAACCAAAGTACCTAGTGACGTTTACAGTTGGTTTTGAACAGATGTACCATATTGATGCAGCAGTGAAAAAG TTCTCTGAGGATTTTCAAATACTGCTTTTTCATTATGATGGTCGAGCCAGTGAATGGGATCAGTTAGAGTGGTCACATCAAGCCATACATGTCAGTGCAAGGAAACAAACAAAGTG GTGGTATGCAAAGAGGTTTTTACATCCAAATGTTGTATCAGCTTATGATTACATTTTCATTTGGGATGAAGATCTTGGAGTTGAACACTTCAATGCTGATAA GTATATTCTGTTAGTTAAAAAACATGGATTAGAGATCTCCCAACCAGGTCTTGAACCCAACAATGGACTTACATGGCAGATGACTAAGAGGAGAGGTGACAGAGAAGTTCACAA GGATACCGAGGAGAAACCAGGGTGGTGCAGTGATCCTCTCTTGCCTCCATGTGCAGC CTTCGTAGAAATCATGGCTCCAGTATTTTCACGTGAAGCTTGGAAATGTGTTTGGCATATGATTCAG AATGATTTGGTACATGGATGGGGATTGGATTTTGCATTAAGAAGATGTGTTGAT CCTGCACATGAAAAAATTGGTGTCGTTGACTCACAATGGATTGTTCATCAAGTGATTCCATCACTTGGAAATCAG GGAGAGTCTGATGATGGAAAAGCTCCATGGCAAGGG GTACGAGAGAGATGCAGAAATGAGTGGAGGGTTTTTCAGGATCGGCTTTCTACTGCAGACAAGTCATACTTACTCCCAGGTGTAGGATAA